One region of Halohasta litchfieldiae genomic DNA includes:
- a CDS encoding ArsR/SmtB family transcription factor, translating to MDSAVLLDLLGNENRRRILRLLSQKPCYVTEISEYIDVSPKAVIDHLRKLEEAGLIESRTDDQRRKYFHITRSLRLEVDVSPHSFGAKSAYPASSTLDMSGRCPHLSLEETAKNGHDDGDSDHTEGDRGDIEELAAEFGRLQSLDRELSLAQRWVHGRLTETLEELTSRTGIDADCRFYAKILAAIVETDGSTEAVADQLTASSDVIEDSLSRLERADVIEYDGNCWQIGSLDA from the coding sequence ATGGATTCGGCGGTACTCTTGGATCTCCTCGGCAACGAGAACCGTCGACGGATCCTCCGGCTGCTCTCACAGAAGCCCTGTTATGTCACCGAGATTAGCGAATATATCGACGTGAGTCCGAAAGCTGTCATCGACCACCTCCGCAAGCTCGAAGAAGCGGGGCTGATCGAGAGCCGAACCGACGACCAGCGCCGGAAATATTTCCACATTACCCGAAGCCTCCGACTGGAGGTCGACGTCTCGCCACACAGTTTCGGTGCGAAAAGCGCCTATCCAGCCAGTTCGACGCTGGATATGTCCGGTCGGTGTCCACATCTCTCGCTCGAAGAGACGGCGAAAAACGGACATGACGATGGGGACAGCGACCACACGGAGGGCGACCGGGGCGACATCGAGGAGCTTGCGGCCGAATTCGGTCGACTCCAATCACTGGATCGGGAGCTGTCGTTGGCCCAGCGCTGGGTTCACGGTCGACTCACCGAGACGCTCGAGGAGCTGACCAGTCGAACCGGCATCGATGCCGACTGCCGGTTTTACGCCAAGATACTGGCCGCAATCGTCGAAACTGATGGATCGACTGAGGCGGTCGCCGACCAGCTGACTGCGTCCAGCGACGTTATCGAAGACTCTCTCTCCCGGCTCGAACGTGCCGATGTCATCGAATACGATGGCAACTGCTGGCAGATCGGGTCGCTGGACGCCTGA
- a CDS encoding DUF1405 domain-containing protein has product MVGSEGQSPTLRRPLPEQYAESYLSDGPSLVALLVVTATAFLVGIRFYVDTMPDVPTLLWPLYADSPTAIALVTLSLATLLPNVGRRLRSAPSNRPLAYLHTLAFVWLIKYGLWTAIALNLRPALYFGFSGTAVYDYWFIIGTHLLFVVLAFAVLHYGRTTRGALGVSLLLLVVNDLVDYGVGLHPPLRYEPGVVLPVVTVSLSVGVVALAAWQFEPLADG; this is encoded by the coding sequence ATGGTAGGCTCCGAGGGCCAGTCGCCGACGCTCCGTCGACCGCTCCCCGAGCAATACGCCGAGTCGTATCTCTCCGACGGCCCGAGTTTGGTCGCCTTGCTTGTCGTCACCGCGACGGCGTTTCTGGTCGGGATTCGGTTCTATGTCGACACAATGCCGGACGTGCCGACCCTGCTGTGGCCGCTGTATGCGGACTCACCGACCGCCATTGCCCTAGTGACACTGTCGCTGGCAACGCTGTTGCCGAATGTGGGGCGTCGACTGCGCTCGGCCCCGAGCAATCGACCGCTGGCCTATCTCCACACGTTGGCATTCGTCTGGCTCATCAAATACGGTCTGTGGACCGCGATTGCGCTGAACCTTCGACCCGCGCTGTATTTCGGGTTCAGCGGGACGGCAGTCTACGACTACTGGTTTATTATCGGCACACATCTGCTGTTTGTCGTGCTCGCGTTCGCAGTGCTCCACTACGGCCGGACGACACGCGGGGCGCTCGGCGTGTCGCTTCTGTTACTCGTTGTCAATGATTTGGTCGACTACGGGGTCGGCCTCCATCCACCGCTTCGGTACGAACCGGGGGTCGTGTTACCAGTAGTAACGGTCAGTCTCTCGGTCGGGGTCGTCGCACTAGCCGCATGGCAGTTTGAGCCGCTTGCTGACGGCTAA
- the gpmI gene encoding 2,3-bisphosphoglycerate-independent phosphoglycerate mutase: MRGALIVLDGWGLGDHDHLDAVRAADTPNFDRLRETGAFGTLQTHSRPVGLPDGQMGNSEVGHLNIGAGRVVKQSFTRIQDSIEDGSFRENEAINSALDYATDHNGKVHLMGLVSDGGVHSDISHLEALIELAGDRDVEAVTHAFTDGRDTAPKSGAGYLAEVEAMIDDHETGDVATVSGRYHAMDRDQNWERTNKAYDAIVNRKAEYTAPTAVEAIENSYERGDTDEFIEPTLIDDQPALDDGDSVLFFNFRADRARQIVRMLANIDPAWEIDTASPDIRLVTLTQYDKTFGLPVAYPPEQPENTIGEIVSDAGLKQLRLAESEKYAHVTYFLNGGREVEFEGERREIVKSPDVPTYDLQPEMNAAKVTDTALSVIDSDNPDFLVINYANPDMVGHTGDYEAAITAVEAVDEQLGRLVESIQNAGGHALITADHGNADDMGTVDDPHTAHTFNPAPVIYLTPDGDNGGRTVRSGGALCDLAPTLLELMELEPSAEMTGESLLE, translated from the coding sequence ATGCGAGGCGCACTCATCGTACTCGACGGCTGGGGACTCGGCGATCACGACCATCTCGACGCCGTCCGTGCGGCCGACACCCCGAACTTCGATAGACTCCGCGAAACCGGCGCGTTTGGGACGCTCCAAACCCACAGTCGACCAGTTGGCCTCCCCGACGGACAGATGGGCAACAGCGAGGTCGGCCATCTCAACATCGGCGCAGGCCGGGTCGTTAAACAGTCCTTTACGCGTATTCAGGACTCCATTGAAGACGGGAGCTTCCGTGAAAACGAGGCGATTAACTCCGCCCTTGACTATGCGACCGACCACAACGGAAAGGTACACCTGATGGGCTTGGTCAGCGACGGCGGCGTCCACTCCGACATCAGCCATCTCGAAGCGCTGATCGAACTCGCGGGTGACCGCGACGTTGAGGCGGTCACCCACGCCTTTACCGATGGGCGGGATACAGCCCCGAAATCCGGCGCTGGCTATCTCGCCGAAGTCGAAGCAATGATCGACGACCACGAGACTGGCGATGTTGCCACTGTCTCGGGTCGCTACCACGCAATGGATCGGGATCAAAACTGGGAGCGAACCAACAAAGCCTACGATGCAATTGTCAACCGCAAGGCCGAGTATACGGCCCCAACAGCGGTCGAGGCTATCGAGAACAGCTACGAGCGCGGCGACACTGACGAGTTCATCGAGCCGACCCTGATCGACGATCAGCCCGCACTCGATGATGGCGATTCAGTGCTCTTCTTCAACTTCCGTGCGGACCGCGCCCGCCAGATCGTTCGGATGCTGGCGAACATCGACCCCGCCTGGGAGATTGATACCGCTTCCCCGGACATCAGACTCGTTACGCTGACACAGTACGACAAAACGTTCGGCCTGCCGGTGGCCTACCCGCCTGAACAGCCCGAAAACACTATCGGCGAGATCGTCTCGGATGCCGGGCTGAAACAGCTCCGGCTGGCCGAATCCGAAAAGTATGCACACGTTACGTACTTCCTCAACGGGGGCCGGGAGGTCGAATTCGAGGGCGAGCGCCGAGAGATCGTCAAAAGCCCCGACGTGCCGACCTACGACCTCCAGCCGGAGATGAACGCCGCAAAAGTGACCGACACCGCCCTCTCGGTGATTGACTCCGACAATCCTGACTTCCTCGTGATCAACTACGCGAATCCGGATATGGTGGGCCACACCGGCGACTACGAGGCCGCTATCACGGCTGTCGAGGCCGTCGACGAACAACTCGGTCGACTCGTCGAGTCGATCCAGAACGCTGGCGGCCACGCACTGATCACCGCCGACCACGGCAACGCCGACGATATGGGCACGGTCGACGACCCCCACACGGCCCACACGTTCAATCCGGCCCCGGTAATCTACCTCACGCCCGATGGCGATAACGGCGGTCGAACCGTCCGCTCGGGCGGTGCGCTCTGTGATCTGGCCCCGACCCTGCTCGAACTGATGGAGCTAGAGCCCTCCGCGGAGATGACCGGCGAGTCGTTGCTGGAGTAA
- a CDS encoding TVP38/TMEM64 family protein, with the protein MQRRTRLGIGGLTLLGVCLMAWFVSPAVALARFEALASRPLLFGAVVLAVAIVRPVCAWPTLLLSIGVGYAYGLAGLPLALTALVITSLPPYWFGASTTGDGRLTTAGQTLGAETGGVRGMTAARLFPLPSDAVSVAAGAVGVRLRPYLAGTALGELPWAILGVIVGRSVDHLTTGELSGAVDPWLLAGMTAVAVLLLAGPCYRLLSTEQSMELPSTE; encoded by the coding sequence ATGCAGCGACGAACACGCCTCGGGATTGGCGGTCTGACACTGTTGGGTGTCTGCCTCATGGCGTGGTTCGTCTCACCCGCGGTCGCGCTCGCCCGGTTCGAGGCGCTCGCAAGCAGGCCGCTGTTGTTTGGGGCCGTGGTGCTTGCGGTTGCCATCGTCCGCCCGGTGTGTGCATGGCCAACGCTCCTGTTATCAATCGGCGTAGGCTATGCCTACGGGCTCGCTGGCCTTCCGCTTGCGCTGACCGCGCTCGTGATTACGAGCCTCCCGCCGTACTGGTTTGGAGCCTCGACTACCGGAGACGGTCGACTCACGACCGCGGGACAAACACTGGGGGCCGAGACCGGTGGCGTTCGTGGAATGACCGCCGCCCGCCTGTTTCCCCTCCCATCGGATGCGGTGTCGGTTGCAGCGGGGGCTGTGGGTGTTCGACTTCGTCCATACCTCGCCGGGACTGCTCTGGGTGAGCTCCCGTGGGCGATTCTCGGCGTTATCGTCGGCCGGTCGGTCGACCATCTCACCACCGGTGAGCTCTCGGGGGCGGTCGATCCGTGGCTGCTGGCTGGGATGACCGCCGTGGCTGTTCTGTTGCTGGCTGGCCCTTGCTACCGACTGCTGTCGACTGAGCAGTCGATGGAACTGCCGTCGACCGAGTAG
- a CDS encoding DUF5830 family protein yields the protein MPGDEDGTIPTSRQSKIELGVDLLAHLETEALDLAEAIDRLECVTTNPTLTREILDTADKRGIIDREDGRLRTRRGGTFVRFESQVTVREGEFECRRCGSGLSTGHFIEFESGELGPFGSSCIRKVLGREE from the coding sequence ATGCCGGGCGACGAAGACGGGACAATACCAACTAGCCGACAGTCGAAAATAGAGCTCGGCGTCGACCTGCTGGCCCACCTCGAAACCGAGGCACTCGACCTTGCCGAGGCTATCGACCGGCTCGAGTGCGTCACCACAAACCCCACGCTCACGCGGGAGATCTTGGATACGGCCGATAAACGGGGAATCATCGACCGCGAGGACGGACGGCTTCGGACCCGGCGTGGTGGTACCTTCGTTCGGTTCGAGAGTCAGGTGACCGTGCGTGAGGGCGAGTTCGAGTGTCGACGCTGTGGATCTGGGCTGTCGACGGGCCATTTCATCGAGTTCGAATCGGGCGAACTCGGACCGTTCGGCTCGTCGTGTATTCGGAAAGTTCTCGGCCGCGAGGAGTAA
- a CDS encoding DUF7115 domain-containing protein, translating to MSLPELLESALDGEPSVAQVQLGGEDVLVVTPSRTVVYRADGLLSDESIESYPHDAERLDLSVGRRKAKLSLDYGLDGSETLGFPAKRVEKVLHPILAGVISAAGITEAGETVHKTFRFSDLTLIVTSKRVIKHIGSAVWDTDFEAFEYSGLTDVDFEEGSVATSIVLTHNGRQNRFKTPNDDARAVREAIVEAVCEFHGVTSIDELRRAMAGQGEGDAEPVDRLDFGDGPDPLSAEPGELEDTPTNSTQTAATDTTTDEELAASLEETDTQSTDTAQATNQSQSVDQAQSPDQTGPADTAQSTEQTEAIIESTPESEPAEAETVDAFEGSPFESAGPVDEEDLSAQIAALTERVDQQERQLARQAELLETLIEELRRGR from the coding sequence ATGAGCCTGCCCGAGCTACTCGAGTCCGCCCTGGACGGTGAACCATCTGTTGCACAGGTCCAACTCGGCGGGGAAGACGTGTTAGTCGTCACCCCGAGCCGGACAGTGGTCTACCGCGCGGACGGACTGCTGTCGGACGAATCAATCGAGAGCTACCCGCACGATGCCGAACGGCTCGATCTCTCAGTTGGTCGACGGAAGGCCAAACTCTCCTTAGATTACGGGCTTGACGGGTCCGAAACGCTCGGGTTTCCGGCCAAGCGCGTGGAAAAGGTGCTGCATCCCATTTTGGCAGGCGTTATCAGCGCCGCAGGAATCACCGAGGCCGGCGAAACGGTTCACAAAACGTTCCGTTTCAGCGATCTCACGCTGATCGTCACGAGCAAGCGCGTCATCAAACACATCGGCTCGGCGGTCTGGGACACCGATTTCGAAGCCTTCGAGTACAGCGGACTGACCGACGTCGACTTCGAGGAAGGAAGCGTTGCGACCTCGATTGTCCTCACCCACAACGGTCGACAGAACCGATTTAAAACCCCAAACGACGACGCCAGAGCGGTCCGCGAAGCCATCGTCGAGGCGGTCTGTGAGTTCCACGGCGTGACGAGCATCGACGAACTCCGCCGGGCGATGGCCGGTCAGGGTGAGGGTGATGCCGAACCCGTCGACCGACTCGATTTCGGCGACGGTCCCGATCCACTGAGCGCCGAACCGGGAGAACTCGAAGACACACCGACGAACTCGACACAGACAGCCGCAACCGACACGACAACCGACGAGGAGCTGGCTGCCTCACTCGAGGAGACCGATACACAGTCGACCGACACGGCGCAAGCGACTAATCAGTCTCAGTCGGTCGATCAGGCTCAGTCACCCGACCAGACGGGACCGGCCGACACAGCCCAGTCGACTGAGCAGACAGAGGCCATCATCGAATCGACACCCGAATCGGAGCCAGCAGAAGCCGAGACGGTCGATGCTTTCGAGGGTTCGCCGTTCGAATCGGCTGGCCCAGTCGACGAGGAGGATCTCTCGGCCCAGATCGCCGCGCTCACCGAACGCGTCGACCAGCAGGAACGCCAGCTCGCCCGGCAGGCCGAGCTTCTTGAGACTCTCATCGAAGAACTCCGCCGCGGCCGGTAG
- a CDS encoding DUF1684 domain-containing protein → MTETDDETLEDVDRWMTEIRQMRADKDEFFTDHPQSPIDPDYRDAFEGLDYFEPDPEFRVPARVRVYGNPDPIELDVTAGSPIRYLRSVIFEFELRGERIQMAGYRQESDDDRTIFIPFRDKTTSQQTYHRGRYMEMEPDDDLVNGDVVTLDFNLAYNPFCAYAETFACPLPPEENWLEVVVPAGEKKPPEAIVDE, encoded by the coding sequence ATGACTGAGACTGACGATGAGACGCTCGAGGATGTCGACCGCTGGATGACGGAAATCCGGCAGATGCGCGCCGACAAGGACGAGTTCTTCACCGACCATCCACAGTCGCCAATCGATCCTGACTACCGCGATGCGTTCGAAGGATTGGACTACTTCGAACCGGACCCGGAGTTTCGGGTTCCGGCCCGCGTTCGCGTGTACGGCAACCCCGATCCAATCGAACTCGATGTGACCGCCGGTTCGCCGATTCGGTATCTCCGCTCGGTGATCTTCGAGTTCGAACTCCGCGGCGAGCGGATTCAGATGGCCGGCTACCGGCAGGAAAGCGACGATGACCGGACGATATTTATTCCGTTCCGCGACAAGACGACCAGCCAGCAGACCTACCACCGCGGTCGATACATGGAGATGGAACCGGACGACGATCTCGTCAACGGCGATGTGGTGACCCTCGACTTCAATCTCGCCTACAACCCTTTCTGTGCCTACGCCGAGACGTTCGCCTGCCCGCTTCCGCCGGAGGAAAACTGGCTTGAGGTCGTCGTTCCGGCCGGCGAAAAGAAGCCACCCGAAGCAATCGTCGACGAGTAA